One segment of Anguilla anguilla isolate fAngAng1 chromosome 1, fAngAng1.pri, whole genome shotgun sequence DNA contains the following:
- the fhl5 gene encoding four and a half LIM domains protein 5 produces MSADRFDCHYCKDSLLGKKYILKDDTQYCTKCYENLFANCCQRCSLPIGCNTKDLSYKDQHWHEECFQCAKCSRSLVEKPFAAKDDQLLCTDCYANEYSSKCNTCKKTIMPGARKMEYKGNSWHETCFMCHRCQQPIGTKSFIPKDNSYYCVACFEKQFAYQCCSCKKAITTGGVTYHDKPWHRECFLCIGCKKQLAGQRFTSRDNYPYCLDCFGNLYAKKCVGCTKPISSLSGAKYISFEERQWHSECFNCMKCSMSLAGRGFLTLRDDVVCTDCGREK; encoded by the exons ATGTCTGCCGATCGGTTTGATTGCCATTATTGCAAGGACTCCTTGCTGGGGAAGAAGTACATTCTGAAAGATGACACTCAGTACTGCACCAAGTGCTACGAGAACTTGTTCGCTAACTGCTGTCAGCGATGTTCCCTTCCCATTGGATGCAACACCAAG GATCTGTCCTATAAGGACCAACACTGGCACGAGGAGTGCTTCCAGTGCGCCAAATGCAGCCGCTCGCTGGTGGAAAAGCCCTTCGCCGCCAAGGATGACCAGCTGCTCTGCACAGACTGCTACGCCAATGAATACTCCTCCAAGTGCAACACCTGCAAAAAAACGATCATGCCAG GCGCACGCAAAATGGAGTACAAGGGCAACAGCTGGCACGAGACCTGCTTCATGTGCCACCGCTGCCAGCAGCCAATAGGAACCAAGTCCTTCATCCCCAAGGACAACAGCTACTACTGCGTGGCGTGCTTCGAGAAGCAGTTCGCCTACCAGTGCTGCTCCTGTAAAAAG GCTATAACCACTGGCGGGGTGACCTACCACGATAAGCCCTGGCACCGCGAGTGCTTTCTGTGCATTGGCTGCAAGAAGCAGCTGGCGGGGCAGAGATTCACCTCCAGAGACAACTACCCCTATTGCCTGGACTGCTTCGGCAACCTCTATGCCAAGAAGTGCGTTGGCTGCACAAAGCCCATCTCGA gtctgtCAGGGGCAAAGTACATCTCATTCGAGGAGCGTCAGTGGCACAGCGAGTGCTTCAACTGCATGAAGTGTTCCATGTCCCTGGCCGGCCGTGGCTTCCTCACCCTCCGCGATGACGTCGTCTGCACTGACTGCGGGCGGGAAAAGTGA
- the si:ch211-266g18.9 gene encoding transforming growth factor-beta receptor-associated protein 1 gives MMSLKAFTPTLILEKPTTGKERDKSSIQCLEACGRNLYIGGKDSLVQHFVLLDEGGSGMEGKGVGIREARRRQLGSRSPVSQLGAVPFLNHLLALSDGSLVALNMFSLEPLTGLRKIRSVSFFRLRWAAASSRPDLVVQLFTASARRRAVSVHSVSVDRWECLREVALPQEPLGLAVDGSCLCVATSDRYFLHDCEGGATIDLFPHDLPKQGIIVDAIGKGEFLLHSPGSLGMFVTSTGVSHRPPIQWLEGVLGAVVHFPYVLTLSSEALHIYSMLDQRLKQTIPQNRAKGLLSTPERVYVFSEREVHSLSPVAMEEQIKALVASERVDDALDFVQGVQSLLSKDTYEVLHRNLTCTVGFVKFYEESFSEAKNLFIKGNLDPREIITLYPEQRLLCEDFISQHTPVFNAKDLRALKEDRATFERYQSFLTNFLREVRWADQSRDCRQDVDGALLKLYVGGESDADLVELLSSANDCVLSTCVPYLAHHKRFYALGLLHQSHGQDDNAIQTWVDIVDGNAPDAVSSVAYEQVVNSLSRQKRGQLIWKFADWALQKSQEVGVQIFTRREEDQDPLEEEEVLSFLKKYPLALVLYLEHLIFTLKSKKERHHTLLAMTYITQVLEVTEKGDGSDRTSNSTRDKLQQFLWKSTLYSTVALQEQIQGTSLHLERAILHGVAGEHRKALQLLVHWEKDLRAAEDYCRTVTSNQPKEFGNSLYHALLDIYLDSPQLATNAADLLNHNAEAFDPVAVLRVLPEAWSMPMVSRFLSEAVRGLVHRRKMGGVERNLAKVEHFRHRCTRTTLTQGMIRVERGQVCQRCGRYLNEPEFMRSLKGELIHTHCWNK, from the exons ATGATGAGTCTTAAAGCCTTCACCCCGACGCTGATTCTCGAGAAGCCAACCACAGGCAAAGAAAGGGACAAGTCCAGCATCCAGTGTCTCGAAGCCTGCGGCAGGAACCTTTACATTGGAGGCAAAGACTCTCTCGTCCAGCATTTCGTCCTCCTGGATGAGGGTGGGTCGGGAATGGAAGGGAAGGGCGTGGGCATTCGGGAGGCCCGGAGGAGGCAGCTGGGTTCGCGGAGCCCCGTCTCGCAGCTGGGGGCCGTCCCGTTCCTGAACCACCTGCTGGCGCTGAGCGACGGGTCCCTCGTCGCGCTGAACATGTTCTCCCTGGAACCCCTCACCGGCCTGCGCAAGATCCGGAGCGTCTCGTTCTTCCGCCTCCGCTGGGCTGCCGCGTCTTCCCGGCCGGACCTCGTGGTCCAGCTTTTCACCGCGTCAGCCCGGAGGAGGGCGGTGAGCGTCCACAGCGTGTCAGTGGACCGGTGGGAGTGCCTCAGGGAGGTGGCCCTGCCCCAGGAGCCGCTGGGGCTGGCTGTGGACGGGAGCTGCCTTTGTGTTGCCACGAGCGACAGGTACTTCCTTCACGACTGCGAGGGCGGGGCCACCATTGACCTGTTCCCGCATGACCTGCCCAAGCAAGGCATCATCGTTGATGCTATCGGAAAAGGAGAGTTTCTTTTGCACAGCCCAGGGTCTTTGG gcaTGTTTGTGACGAGTACCGGGGTGTCTCACCGCCCCCCTATACAGTGGCTGGAGGGGGTCCTGGGGGCTGTAGTTCATTTCCCCTATGTGCTGACTCTGAGCAGTGAGGCTCTTCACATCTACAGCATGCTGGACCAGAGACTCAAGCAAACCATTCCTCAGAACAGAGCCAAGGGCCTGCTCTCAACACCAG AAAGGGTGTATGTTTTCTCGGAAAGAGAGGTGCACAGCTTGAGCCCCGTCGCTATGGAGGAGCAGATCAAGGCTCTGGTGGCAAGCGAACGCGTGGACGATGCTTTGGACTTTGTCCAGGGGGTACAATCCCTGTTATCCAAGGACACCTACGAG GTGCTGCACAGAAACCTTACGTGTACAGTGGGATTTGTAAAGTTCTACGAGGAAAGTTTCTCTGAAGCCAAAAACCTTTTCAT CAAGGGCAATCTGGACCCGAGAGAAATCATTACCCTGTACCCCGAGCAGCGTCTTCTCTGCGAAGACTTCATATCCCAGCATACCCCAGTCTTCAACGCTAAAGACCTCAGGGCACTGAAAGAGGACCGTGCCACATTTGAGCGATACCAGAGCTTCCTGACAAACTTCCTGAGGGAGGTGCGGTGGGCTGACCAGAGCCGCGACTGCCGCCAGGATGTTGACGGAGCGCTCCTGAAACTTTACGTGGGGGGAGAAAGTGACGCAGACCTTGTGGAACTCCTGTCCTCAGCCAATGATTGTGTTCTCAGTACGTGTGTGCCCTATTTAGCACACCACAAAAG aTTCTATGCCCTTGGTCTACTGCATCAGAGCCATGGCCAAGATGACAATGCGATCCAG ACCTGGGTGGATATCGTGGATGGCAATGCTCCAGATGCTGTGAGTTCTGTTGCTTATGAGCAAGTCGTAAATTCACTCAGCCGACAGAAACGCGGACAGCTCATCTGGAAGTTTGCTGACTGGGCTCTGCAGAAGAGCCAGGAG GTAGGGGTACAGATCTTCACCAGGAGAGAGGAAGATCAGGATCCACTTGAGGAGGAAGAAGTCCTAAGCTTTTTGAAAAAGTATCCCCTGGCTTTGGTGCTGTACCTGGAACATTTGATTTTCACTCTGAAAAGCAAG aaagAGAGGCACCACACCCTTCTAGCCATGACTTACATCACACAGGTGCTGGAGGTAACGGAGAAGGGAGATGGTTCAGACAGAACTTCAAACTCAACCAGGGACAAACTGCAACAATTCCTGTGGAAGTCAACCTTATACAGCACTGTTGCACTTCAGG AACAAATCCAGGGGACTTCCCTTCACTTGGAGAGAGCCATCCTGCATGGGGTTGCTGGGGAACACCGCAAAGCCCTGCAGCTACTAGTTCACTGGGAGAAGGATCTGAGGGCCGCAGAAGACTACTGCAGGACAGTAACAAGCAACCAACCCAAGGAATTTGGCAACTCCCTCTACCATGCCCTGCTCGACATCTACTTGGACTCACCCCAGCTGGCAACCAATGCTGCGGACCTACTGAACCACAACGCTGAAGCCTTTGATCCGGTTGCTGTCCTCCGGGTGCTGCCCGAGGCGTGGTCAATGCCCATGGTGTCCAGGTTCCTGTCTGAGGCCGTGAGAGGATTGGTCCACCGCAGGAAaatgggaggggtggagagaaaCCTAGCAAAGGTGGAGCACTTCAGGCACAGATGCACAAGG ACCACACTCACTCAAGGGATGATTAGAGTGGAGAGAGGCCAGGTCTGCCAGAGGTGTGGGAGATACCTAAATGAACCAGAGTTTATGCGCAGTCTGAAAGGAGAACTGATTCACACACATTGCTGGAATAAATGA